The genomic stretch TGCCGTCGATGTAGGCGTCCAGGCCATAGTCCTTGTGGTCGTAGTCAAACAGCGCGGCGTAGCTGGTGGCCGTGGGGGCCGGGTCGCCATAGGCCACGGTGCCTTCGCTGGCGGCGTATTTGATGTCTTGCAGGTTACGGCTGTGGACGGCACTGACCTTGAGTTTCCAGTCGTCATTGAGGGCGTGGGTCAGGTCGGCGAACAGCGTGGTGCGCCGGCTTTGCCAGTCGTTCCAGGACTGGCCCAGGCAGGTGGAGCGGCTCAGGCCGATGCTCTTGCCATCGCTGTAGCGTGGGACGCCGCCCCAGCAGGGGGTGGCGTCGATGTCTTCGTAGCTGGCGCCCAGACCCAGGGTGGTGTCGGGGGTTACGTCGATATCCAGGGCGGTATAGAAGGCCTGGTCCTGGCGCTTGGCGATATCCATGTATGAACCACGCTTCTGCTGGCTGACCACCGCCCGGCCACGCACCGTGCCGCTATCGTTCAGCGGGCCGCCGGTATCGACTTCGGCGCGGTAGTTATCCCAGGTGCCGGCTGACAGCGCGAGGCTGGTGGTGGGTTTGTCCTGGGGCCGCTTGCGCACAAAGTTCACTGCACCGCTGGCGGTGCCGGCGCCCTTGAGCATGCCGGCGGCACCCTTGAGCACCTCCACCCGGTCATACAGCGCCATGTTCGCGCTGAAACTGTCGGCCTGGACGTAGTCTTTGCCCATGTCCAGCGGCACGCCATCGTACTGGTACTGCCCGAGCATCTTGAAACCCCGGGAGTAGAAGTACTTGCCGCCCATGGGCGATTCGTAGGTGGTGATCCCCGGCGTGCGCTCCAGCAGTTCGTCGATGGTGTTGATGTTCTGGTCATCCATCAACTTGCGGGTCATCACACTCACCGATTGCGGGGTGTGTCGCAGGCTGTGTTGGCCCTTGCCGATGGTCACCGCGCCGGTGGTGTAGGAGCCGCTGCCCTCGGTGGTGGCGCCCAGGCGCTCGCCGGTGATGGTGGTGGCGCCAAGGTTCAGTGCGGCGGTTTCGCCCACTGCTGGCAGCAGCAGCCAGGTGTTATCGCCCTGGCGCTGGGCTTGCAGGCCCTGGCCCTGGAGCAGGTGGCCGAGGGCTTGCTGGTTGTCGAGCGTGCCCGTCAGGCCTGCGCTGTTTTTGCCGGCCACGCTGTTGGCGTCATAAGACAGGCTGATGTTGGCCTGGCGGGCGAATTGGTCCAGTGCGCCAGCCAGTGGGCCGGGGGCAATAGTCCAGGTGCGGGCCAGGCTGTCGCGGGCCGGCTCCTGGGCGAGGGCTGCACCGGGCAGGGCGCTTGCCAGGCAGGCTCCCAGCAGGGCGGCACCGATGGCTTGGCGCAGGGCCGAATGTTTTGAGGGGAACGCTTGCATGACCGCGGGTTGCTCCTGAAGGAAGTGGACAGAACGGGCCTGTTGATCGGCCTTTCCTTACAGGTCGAACGGCAATGAGAATTCACCTCATTTATTTTTTAGGAGCGTGTGGGGCGCGGGGTCACCGTGACCCAATAGCGGCTGCGGTAGGTGACACTGACCGGCAACGCCTGGGCCACCAACGTCAGTACCTGATCGGTGTCGTCTACCTGATAGGTGCCAGACACACGCAGGGCGGCGACGGCCTCGCTGCAGCGCAATACGCCATGGCGGTAGCGGCCCAGTTCGCTGAGAAAGTCATCCAGGCGCATGTTGCGGGCGCTGATTACGCCGTCGCTCCAGGCCCAGGGGTCGAGGCCGTTGGCGGGAGGGGCATGCAGGCCTTGGCGGTTGAACAGCACCTGTTCGCCGGGTGCGACCACTTCACGGGCATTGCCCGATGTGTGCTCGGCAAACACCGCGACCTGGCCCTGTTGCACCGCGAGCAGCGTGCCCTGGGGGGCTTCGCGCACCATAAAGCGCGTGCCGAGTGCCCGCAGATAACCGTTGTGGGTCTGCACCCAGAAGGGCCGTGGCGAATGGCCGTCGCTGCCCGTATCGATCAGCATCTCGCCCTGGCGCAGTTGCACCAGGCGTCGTTCGCGGTCGAACGAGGTGTCGATGGCGCTGGCGCTATTGAGGTGGATACGGCTGCCGTCATCCAGGCTGATCCAGCGCCGTTCACCGGTCGCGGTGCGGTACTCGGCCAGCAGGCCCGGCAGCGGCGTGTAGTCGCGGCCCAGCCAGGCCAATCCGGCGGCCCCGGCCACCAGGCCCAGCAGTTTCAAACCCTCACGACGGCTGATCTTCCGACGGGCGCCGTCCAGGGTCTGGCGACCGAGCTGCGCGGGCAGGTGGCGCAAATCGTCATTCATCGTCGCGACCCGCTGCCAGGCCTGCTGGTGTTCGGCGCTGCTGGCCAGCCAGCGTTCAAACGCGGCGGTGCTGGCGTCGTCGGCGGTGTTGAAGCGCAGCTTGATCATCCATTCAATGGCCTGGTCCACCAGGCGCGGATCAGCAGTCGGCATAGCGCAACCGATAGCAGGCATGCAGGGCCTTGGCCAGGTCGCGTTCCACGGTGGCCTTGGACACGCCCAGGCGCAGGGCGATCTGTGGGCAGGTCAGGCCATCCAGTTGCGCCAGCAGAAAACCTTCGCGCACCCGGGGCTTGAGCTGGTCCAGCAGGCGGTCAATGCGCTCCAGGCTATCGAGGATCAGCAGGCGGGTTTCTGGCGAAGGGGCCTCGTATTCGGGGAAGTGGGCCAGGCTGTCGAGGTAGGCGCGTTCCAGCTCGCGCCGCCGATACTGGTCGATCATCAGGCTGCGGGCGATGCTGCTCAAGTACGCCCTGGGTTGCAGCAAGCTTTGTTGCTTGCGGCTATTGAGCAGGCGCACGAAGGTTTCCTGGGCAAGGTCGGCGGCATGCTCGCGACAGCCGGTACGCCGGTTCAACCAGCCGCGCAACCAGGAATGGTGGGCCTGGTAGAGCTGGCCGATTGCCGCATGGTCCGGTGGGAAGTCGCTCGACATGGTCGCCCTGGCGCAGGAATCTTAACTGATAACGGTTCGCATTCTAGACGTGGCTTGTGGGATTGGGCAATCACCTGGCTTCAGGATTGGCGCGTGCAAGGTGGTATCGATAGGCGCGCCGCCGCCCGCGCGGCAATTTCACCGCGGGTCTTGCGTGATTCAGCGGTGCGGTTGTTGACCTCGTCCAGCACATGCCGTGGCGCAGTATCTGGCCGGCCGGCATTGAAGGGGGGGGCCGGTGCATATTCGAGCTGCAATTGCACCCGTTGCGCCGTCGCCTCGCTGTACAACTCGGCGGCCAGGGTCAGGGCAAAGTCGATCCCCGCCGTGATGCCACCCCCGGTCAACAGATTGCCGTCGCGCACCACACGTTCCTGCACCGCTATCGCGCCCAGGGTAGCCAGCATCTCGTGGTAGGCCCAGTGGGTAGTGGCCCGTCGCCCGCGCAGCAAGCCCGCCGCGCCCAGCACCAGCGCGCCGGTACACACCGACGTCACATAGCGTGCGGTTTGGGACTGCGCCCGCAGAAAGCCCAGGGTCGACTCATCCTCCATCAATGGCCCCACCCCCGAACCGCCCGGCACGCAGATCACATCCAGCCTCGGGCAGTCGTTATAGGTGATGGTCGGGCAGAGCACCAACCCGCTGCTGGACGTGATCGGCGCCAAGTCTTTCCAGATCAGATGCAGCGTCACATCCGGCAATGAAGCCAGCACGTCGTAGGGGCCGGTGAGATCCAGTTGCTGGATGCCGGGGAACACTACAAAGCCGATCTGCAAGGTCATGGTGAAACTCCAGAAGAGGGGATGGACGGCTCCACTCTAGTCACCTAGGCTTTGGCGTATACGCCATTAAGCCCACGAATCACGCCAATCATGCCAAAAATCATCCATGTGCTCGCCTTTGCCAATGTGCAGGTTCTCGACGTCACCGGGCCCTTGCAAGTATTCGCCTCGGCCAACGACCTGGCGCGCCAGCAAGGGTTGCCGCTGCCTTACGCGGTCAACGTGATCGCCGCCCAGGCCGAACCGGTCATGACGTCCGCCGGTCTGGCCCTGGTGGCCGAGCCGTTGCCAGCCGCCGACACGCCCTGCGACACCCTGCTGATCGCCGGCGGCTGGGGCGTGTATGGCGCTGCCGAGGATCCGGGCCTGGTCGAGTGGGTACGGCATAAAGCCAAGCTGTCGCGGCGCGTGGCCTCGGTGTGTACCGGCGCCTTCCTGCTGGCCGCCGGCGGCCTGTTGGACGGCTGTCGTGTCGCCACCCATTGGACGCGCTGCGAAGAACTGGCGCGCAAATACCCCAGGCTGCAGGTCGAGGCCAACCCGATCTTTATCCAGCAGGGCCGGCTCTGGACCTCGGCGGGGGTCACGGCTGGTATCGATTTGTGCCTGGCCCTGGTGGAAGAGGATCTGGGGCGCGCGGTAGCCCTGGACGTGGCGCGGCACCTGGTGGTGTTTCTCAAGCGCCCCGGTGGCCAATCACAATTTAGCGTGACCCTGTCCCTGCAAAAGGGGGGCAGTCGTTTCAGCCAACTGCATGCGTGGATTGCCGAGCACCTGCACCTGGACTTGAACATCCCGACCCTGGCGGCTGCATGCGGCATGAGCGAGCGCAGCTTTGTACGCCACTACCGTGCCGAAACCGGCCAGACCCCGGCGCGGGCGGTGGAACTGATCCGTGTGGAAACCGCACGCCGGCAACTGGCCGACAGCACCGTGGCGATCAAGCGCATCGCCGCACACTGTGGCTTTGGCAGCGAAGAAACCATGCGCCGCAGTTTTTTGCGGGCGTTGTCGATCACTCCGCAGCTTTACCGCGAGCGGTTTTCGGCGCCGGCCTGAGTCTGCTCCAGCAGTTCAAACAGTGCTTGCAGTGTGGCCTGCGGTGCTTCCTGGGGAATATTGTGGCCCACTCCGGCCAGCACCCGGCGTCGATAGAAGCCGCTGAAATTGCCAATGTCGTCATCCACCTGCGGCGGTGGGCCGACACCGTCGTCGGCGCCGCACAGCGAAATGCTCGGTACCGAGATCGGCGGCGGCTGTACCAACGCCTGTTCAAGCACTTCCAGCGCCGGATCACCCTCGGCATACATGAAGCGATGGCGATAGGAGTGGATCACCACGTCCACAAAGTCCGGGTTGTCGAACGATGGCGCCGTCTGCGGGTAAAGGCTTGGCCCCTCGGCCCAGGAGGGCGACCAGAGCGACCACAACAGCTCACACAATTGGCGGCGGTTGGCCGTCAGGCCATCGACGCCCCGTTGGGTGTGGAAGTAGAACTGGTACCACAGCCGATGCTCGGTGACCGGTGCGCGTGGCTGGATGGATTTGGCGATGTCCTGAATGTTGTAGCCGTCTCCCGTGACCAGGCAGCGTACACGCTCGGGCCAAAGTGCTGCGACGATGCACGCGGCGCGCCCGCCCCAGTCATAACCGACGAGGGCGGCCCGGCCGATGGACAGGGCATCCATGAAGTCCAGCAGGTCCTTGGCCAGCGCCGCCTGTTGGCCGGAGCGCATCACCTGGGCGTGAGCAAAACGGGTCGGGCCGTAACCGCGCAGGTACGGCACCAGCACCCGATATCCGGCCCCGGCCAGCACCGGTGCGACGGCGTCATAGCCGCGCGGGTCATAGGGGAAACCGTGCAGCAGAATCACCACCTCACCCCCGGCAGGGCCATGGGCTTCGTAGGCGATGTCGAGCATGGGCGTGCGGATATACAGCAGCGTGGTCGAGGGGCTCATCGGCACTCCATCCGGGTCACAGCGGTGAGTTTGGACTTTAGCGCGAAACCTTTAAGTGTTCAGGGCACAGGCGTGAAAAGACCTGCAGATCCTGATAACACCCTGCCCGGAACCCGGCCTCGCGCAGCATGCCTTCGCGATTGGCGTCCATCGCTGGCAAGCCAGCGCCTACAGGGGGCGGCTTTTGTGTAGGAGCCGGCTTGCCGGCGATGGCGGCCGCTTGGTCAGGCAATCAAGGCTGCCACACCGTTTTCTCGCCGCTCAACTTGCGATCCAGAAACGTCGCCGCGCTGATCAGCGCCAAATGGCTCAAGGCCTGTGGTGTGTTGCCCAGGTGCCGCGCCTGGCTGTCGAACTCTTCGGCATACAGCCCCAGCGGGTTGGCGTAGCGCAGCAGTTGCTCGAATTCCAGATGGGCCTTTTCCACTTGCCCCGCGCGGGCCAGGCACTCGACGTACCAGAATGAGCAGGCGGTAAACGCACCTTCCGTGCCTTGCAAACCGTCGATCTGGCTGTCGTCATTGCGGTAGCGGTACACCATGCCGTCGCGCACCAGGCTTTTCTGGATGGCCTCCAGGGTCGACAACCAGCGCGGGTCAGTGGCGGCCACGAAGCGCACCAGCGGCATCAGCAGCATCGAACCATCCAGGGCGGTGCTGCCGATGTGCTGCACGAAGTGCCCGCGTTCCTGGTTCCAGAAGTTGCTCCAGATATCTTCATAAATCGCCTGGCGGGTCTGGTCCCAGCGGGCGAACGGTGCTGGCAGCGAGCGTTTGGAGGCCAGGCGGATCGCGCGGTCGAGTGCCACCCAGCACATCAGCCGCGAGTGCAGGAAGTGATGCTGTTCGCCACGCATCTCCCAGATCCCCACGTCCTTCTGGTTCCAGGTCTCGCACACCTGGTCCACCACTTCCAGGGTGTGTTTCCAGCCCTCATGGGAAATGGCTTCGCCGTACTTGTTGACCAGGTACACCGCGTCCATCAGTTCGCCAAAAATGTCCAACTGCACCTGGTCAAAGGCCTCGTTGCCGATGCGCACTGGCTGGGCGCCGCCGTGGCCGCTGAGGTGGGTCAAGGTGGTTTCCGGCAACTGTTGGCGACCGTCGATGCCATACAGAATGTTGATTTTCATCGGCTGCCCGCAACAGTCGCTGACGCGCCCGCGCAACCAACGCATGTAGTCATTGGCTTCCTGGACAAAACCCAGGCGCATAAAGGCGTAGACGGTGAACGAGGCGTCGCGGATCCAGGTGTAGCGGTAATCCCAATTGCGCTCGCCGCCGGGGCTTTCCGGCAGGCCGAAGGTGGCCGCGGCGAGAATCGCGCCGTGTTTGCGCGAGGTCAGCAGTTTCAGGGCCAGGGCCGAGCGATTGACCATTTCCCGCCAGCGCCCTCGGTAGTTGGACTGGGCCAGCCAGCTGCGCCAGAACACCAGGGTGCGCTGCAGGCACAGGTCGGTGCCGCTGCTGTCGACGCGCACATCGTCGAGGCCGCCCAGGACAAATTCGGCACCCTGGTCCTGGTCCAGGGTAAAACAGGCGACGGCGGCATCGTCCTCGATCTGCACGGGCAGGCTGCTGGCCAGGCGCAGGCCGGGCAGGCCCGGGGCCTGGAAACAGACATCAGCGTTATCTGCCGTGGCCCGGGTGGGTGCCCGGGCATAGTCGTGACGTACCGCGCAGCGCAGATGCAGGGTGGCTTTGCCGCTGATCACCCGCACACGGCGGATCAGCAGGGGCAGGTCATCGACATCATCGCTGATGTTCAGCAGGTCGGTGATTTCCACCACTGCCTCATCGCTCAGCCAGCGGGTTTGCAGGACGTTGGTGTCCGGCAGGTAGATCTGTTCCCGGCGAGCCTGGGGCAGGTCCGGGGTCAGTTGGAAGATCCCGGCGGCCGGGGTGTCCAGCAGTGAGCAGAAAATCGACGGGCTGTCGAATTCCGGCCAGCAGAAAAAGTCGATGCTGCCCTGGTCGTTGATCAGCGCGGCACTGCGCATGTCACCAATGATGCCGTGAGCATCGATGGAGCTTTGGGTTTCGTTTTTCAGATCAACCATTGTCTTTGAACTCCGGATAGAGACTCATGCCACCGTCGATAAACAAGGTACTGCCCACCACGTAGTCGGAGGCATCACTGGCCAGCCAGACGACGGCGTTGGCCACATCGTCCACGTCGCCGACGCGGCCATAGGGGATCAGTTTCAGCAACTGCTGCTCGGCATCGCCCTCGGTGGCAGCGCGGTTGATGGCCGTGCGGATCGCCCCTGGTGCAATGCCGTTGATGCGGATTCGCTGGTGGCTGACTTCCTGGGCGAGGCTGCGCATCAGCATCTCGACGCCGCCCTTGGAGGCGGCGTAGTTGACGTGGCCGGCCCACGGGATCAACTGGTGCACCGAACTCATATGGATGATCTTGCCGGCGGCCCGGGAAACACCGGCTCGCACGCCCTGGCGCTGGAAAATGCGCAGGGCCGTGCGGGCGCAGAGGAACTGGCCGGTGAGGTTGACGCCGATCACCGTGCTCCACTGCTCAAGGCTCATGTCGCTGATCGCGGCGTCTTGCTGCAGGCCCGAATTCGCCACCAGGATGTCGAGGTGACCGAAGGCGTCCAGGGTCTGCGCAAACAGGCGTTCGACATCGGCTTCCCTGGACACATCGGCGCCGATGGCCAGGGCCCGGCCACCGGCCTGATTGATCTGCGCCGCCAGGGCCCGGGCGGGCTCTGCCTGGCGGTTGTAGTTCACCACCACTGCCGCGCCGGCGGCTGCCAAGGCCTTGGCTGCCGCTGCACCGATGCCGGAGCTGGCGCCGGTGACCACGGCCACTTGTTGTTCCAACGAGATGCGCATTGTCCACCCAACCTTTTTTCAGGAGTCCATTGAGCTGACTGGCGGGGCTCGGCACAAGTTCAGTGGCTTGTCTGGAATGCGACGATGGCTGTCTATATCTATCGTTTTCGCCAAGGGGCTTTTGGTTAGAATCAGCGGCTTAACGACGTGAGACGCTGCCCATGACAACTGTGCACCGGCCTTGGCTTGAGGCTTATGCCGACAACTACCGCAACGACGAAGTGGTCCACCCCCATTGTCATACCCAGGCGCAATTGATTCACGGGGTCTCCGGGGTGATGGTGGTCAGCACCGCCCAGGGCAGTTGGCTGGTGCCGTCCGGGCATGCGTTGTGGGTGCCCGCAGGGACGCCCCACGAAATCCGCATGGCCGGCGAGGTGCATATGCGCACCTTGTTCCTGATGCCCGAGGTAGAGCCTAGCCTGGGCCGCACTTGCCAGGTGATCGAGGTCTCGGCGCTGCTGCGCGAGCTGATCGTGGCGGCGACGCTGATTGCAGGCGACGTCAACAGCCCAAGGTTGCAGGCCATGGTGGAGGTGATCCGCATGGAATTGCTGGCTGCTCCGGTGGTGGCCATGCATGTGCCCGTTCACGGCGAAGCCCGGCTGGCCAGGCTGTGTACCCGGTTTATCGGGAACCCGGCCGATGACAGCAGCCTGGAGTCCTGGGCCGATACCCTGAACATGAGCCCGCGTACCCTGAGCCGGATTTTCCAGCGGGAACTGGGCATGAGCTTTGGTGAGTGGCGCAAGCGTGCGCGCCTGGCCTTGAGCCTGAAGTTGCTGGCCCAGGGGGCCTCGATCCTGGAAGTGGCGCTGGAACATGGGTATCAGAGCCCCAGTGCATTCAGTGCAATGTTTCGCCGTTCGTTGGGTTATCCACCGAGTCATTTCCGCCCCCGGGCCTGATGTTGCTTCATGTAACCCAATTGTCCATTTGGCGACGATACATGGCCCTGGCGCGGGCGAATCCGCCTGGGCGCATGCCTAATCTGCAACGCTCATTCTTCAGCGAGCTTTGTGATGCCCAGCCTTGTCGTTCATCCCCCCACTAGCACTCGATCTCCGGCAGCCCTGGCCCTGCTTCTGCTGGGCGCGCTGGCCGGATGCAGCGGCCTGCCCGACGAGCCGGCGGCGCCGTTGACGGTCCCGGCGGCACCGCAATTGTCCCGTGGTGCGGCGACCCAGGCGTTACCCGAGCGCTGGTGGCAGCTGTACCGTGACCCGCAATTGGATCTGTGGGTCGAGCAGGCCTTGAACCACAACAAAGACCTTGAGGCCGCCGCCGCCCATGTCGACGCGCTGCTGGCCCGCCTGGAGCAGGTCGACCGCGAGCGCCGACCCTCGACCTTGTTGACTGACGGCGTGGGCTACGGTCGCCGCCGAGATGACCAGACCCTGGCCCAGGCCACGGGTGAGCGAGCGGATGCCGAGTGGAGCCATACCCCTGGATTCTCCCTGAGCTACACCCTGGACCTGTGGGGCGAGGTGCGTTACCGCCTGGCGGCCGCCCGCGCCAATGCCGATGCGGCGCGGGCGCTGGAGGATGAATGGCGGGTGACAGTGGCTGCACAGACCACACGGGCCTATGGCCAGGCCTGCGTCTATGCGTTCAGCCACCAGGTGCAGCGTCATTGGGTGCAGGTGTTGCAACGCAGTGTCGACGTCACGCGCAAGCTGCAGCAGGCCGGGGCGGCGACCGCGCTGGACCTGGCGCGTCTCAATGGCCTGCTGGAAGAAACCCGTGCGCCGTTGCCCATGCTGGCTGCCCGCCATCAGGCCGCGCTGTATGAACTGGCAGTGCTCAGTGGGGTACCGCCGTTGGAGGTGGCCCGGCAAACCTGTTCCCAGCGCCTGCAGTTGCAGGTGCCATTGCCTGTGGGGGATGGCTGGGCGCTGGTGCAGCGGCGCGCCGATATCCGGCGGGCCGAGCGCCAGCTGCAAGCGGCGACGTTGGTCATTGGCGTCGCACG from Pseudomonas fluorescens encodes the following:
- a CDS encoding FecR domain-containing protein; the encoded protein is MPTADPRLVDQAIEWMIKLRFNTADDASTAAFERWLASSAEHQQAWQRVATMNDDLRHLPAQLGRQTLDGARRKISRREGLKLLGLVAGAAGLAWLGRDYTPLPGLLAEYRTATGERRWISLDDGSRIHLNSASAIDTSFDRERRLVQLRQGEMLIDTGSDGHSPRPFWVQTHNGYLRALGTRFMVREAPQGTLLAVQQGQVAVFAEHTSGNAREVVAPGEQVLFNRQGLHAPPANGLDPWAWSDGVISARNMRLDDFLSELGRYRHGVLRCSEAVAALRVSGTYQVDDTDQVLTLVAQALPVSVTYRSRYWVTVTPRPTRS
- a CDS encoding AraC family transcriptional regulator; the encoded protein is MTTVHRPWLEAYADNYRNDEVVHPHCHTQAQLIHGVSGVMVVSTAQGSWLVPSGHALWVPAGTPHEIRMAGEVHMRTLFLMPEVEPSLGRTCQVIEVSALLRELIVAATLIAGDVNSPRLQAMVEVIRMELLAAPVVAMHVPVHGEARLARLCTRFIGNPADDSSLESWADTLNMSPRTLSRIFQRELGMSFGEWRKRARLALSLKLLAQGASILEVALEHGYQSPSAFSAMFRRSLGYPPSHFRPRA
- a CDS encoding glucose 1-dehydrogenase — protein: MRISLEQQVAVVTGASSGIGAAAAKALAAAGAAVVVNYNRQAEPARALAAQINQAGGRALAIGADVSREADVERLFAQTLDAFGHLDILVANSGLQQDAAISDMSLEQWSTVIGVNLTGQFLCARTALRIFQRQGVRAGVSRAAGKIIHMSSVHQLIPWAGHVNYAASKGGVEMLMRSLAQEVSHQRIRINGIAPGAIRTAINRAATEGDAEQQLLKLIPYGRVGDVDDVANAVVWLASDASDYVVGSTLFIDGGMSLYPEFKDNG
- a CDS encoding TonB-dependent siderophore receptor — protein: MQAFPSKHSALRQAIGAALLGACLASALPGAALAQEPARDSLARTWTIAPGPLAGALDQFARQANISLSYDANSVAGKNSAGLTGTLDNQQALGHLLQGQGLQAQRQGDNTWLLLPAVGETAALNLGATTITGERLGATTEGSGSYTTGAVTIGKGQHSLRHTPQSVSVMTRKLMDDQNINTIDELLERTPGITTYESPMGGKYFYSRGFKMLGQYQYDGVPLDMGKDYVQADSFSANMALYDRVEVLKGAAGMLKGAGTASGAVNFVRKRPQDKPTTSLALSAGTWDNYRAEVDTGGPLNDSGTVRGRAVVSQQKRGSYMDIAKRQDQAFYTALDIDVTPDTTLGLGASYEDIDATPCWGGVPRYSDGKSIGLSRSTCLGQSWNDWQSRRTTLFADLTHALNDDWKLKVSAVHSRNLQDIKYAASEGTVAYGDPAPTATSYAALFDYDHKDYGLDAYIDGKFEAFGLEHELILGANGSRGSQDDVYAIRNLPQRQTTYQPNHHFPEPGDDTFWPNMYRGGTVKETATQYGTYATLRLRLAEPLLLVVGSRVSWFENRRQSNNLAWGEWSVQDARTKETGEVTPFAALIYDLNDHLSVYTSYADIFQPQSAYATVSGAALKPKIGENYELGIKGEWFGGRLNSSLALFRAIEKNAAETDYIAHCGTSADGFCYTDTGKVRAQGVEAQISGELLERLQVFGGYTYTQTKNLNNIDRQAEGKASTSYVPRHMFRLWGDYQLDGALSKWTVGGGVNAQSSNYRLQTIKLEQPGYALWSARLAYQLDTTWSVALNGNNLFDKHYYQTVGTASWGNFYGEPRNFTVSLKGDF
- a CDS encoding glycoside hydrolase family 15 protein, with the translated sequence MVDLKNETQSSIDAHGIIGDMRSAALINDQGSIDFFCWPEFDSPSIFCSLLDTPAAGIFQLTPDLPQARREQIYLPDTNVLQTRWLSDEAVVEITDLLNISDDVDDLPLLIRRVRVISGKATLHLRCAVRHDYARAPTRATADNADVCFQAPGLPGLRLASSLPVQIEDDAAVACFTLDQDQGAEFVLGGLDDVRVDSSGTDLCLQRTLVFWRSWLAQSNYRGRWREMVNRSALALKLLTSRKHGAILAAATFGLPESPGGERNWDYRYTWIRDASFTVYAFMRLGFVQEANDYMRWLRGRVSDCCGQPMKINILYGIDGRQQLPETTLTHLSGHGGAQPVRIGNEAFDQVQLDIFGELMDAVYLVNKYGEAISHEGWKHTLEVVDQVCETWNQKDVGIWEMRGEQHHFLHSRLMCWVALDRAIRLASKRSLPAPFARWDQTRQAIYEDIWSNFWNQERGHFVQHIGSTALDGSMLLMPLVRFVAATDPRWLSTLEAIQKSLVRDGMVYRYRNDDSQIDGLQGTEGAFTACSFWYVECLARAGQVEKAHLEFEQLLRYANPLGLYAEEFDSQARHLGNTPQALSHLALISAATFLDRKLSGEKTVWQP
- a CDS encoding DJ-1/PfpI family protein; protein product: MTLQIGFVVFPGIQQLDLTGPYDVLASLPDVTLHLIWKDLAPITSSSGLVLCPTITYNDCPRLDVICVPGGSGVGPLMEDESTLGFLRAQSQTARYVTSVCTGALVLGAAGLLRGRRATTHWAYHEMLATLGAIAVQERVVRDGNLLTGGGITAGIDFALTLAAELYSEATAQRVQLQLEYAPAPPFNAGRPDTAPRHVLDEVNNRTAESRKTRGEIAARAAARLSIPPCTRQS
- a CDS encoding GlxA family transcriptional regulator, which encodes MPKIIHVLAFANVQVLDVTGPLQVFASANDLARQQGLPLPYAVNVIAAQAEPVMTSAGLALVAEPLPAADTPCDTLLIAGGWGVYGAAEDPGLVEWVRHKAKLSRRVASVCTGAFLLAAGGLLDGCRVATHWTRCEELARKYPRLQVEANPIFIQQGRLWTSAGVTAGIDLCLALVEEDLGRAVALDVARHLVVFLKRPGGQSQFSVTLSLQKGGSRFSQLHAWIAEHLHLDLNIPTLAAACGMSERSFVRHYRAETGQTPARAVELIRVETARRQLADSTVAIKRIAAHCGFGSEETMRRSFLRALSITPQLYRERFSAPA
- a CDS encoding efflux transporter outer membrane subunit, coding for MPSLVVHPPTSTRSPAALALLLLGALAGCSGLPDEPAAPLTVPAAPQLSRGAATQALPERWWQLYRDPQLDLWVEQALNHNKDLEAAAAHVDALLARLEQVDRERRPSTLLTDGVGYGRRRDDQTLAQATGERADAEWSHTPGFSLSYTLDLWGEVRYRLAAARANADAARALEDEWRVTVAAQTTRAYGQACVYAFSHQVQRHWVQVLQRSVDVTRKLQQAGAATALDLARLNGLLEETRAPLPMLAARHQAALYELAVLSGVPPLEVARQTCSQRLQLQVPLPVGDGWALVQRRADIRRAERQLQAATLVIGVARAELYPRVTFGAGLESSASSLGTLGDSEALVYSVGPLLSWRFPNRGVALAQVGQRRAQAREAQAHFDGTVLGALKQVEQALALYQGEQQRRQALQAALDNSQQAFELATRRYRAGALDALQLLDSERSLANLEATLARADLRLINRQVDLFQALGGGWQRDDQPQPLPLAALGAQP
- a CDS encoding sigma-70 family RNA polymerase sigma factor, translating into MSSDFPPDHAAIGQLYQAHHSWLRGWLNRRTGCREHAADLAQETFVRLLNSRKQQSLLQPRAYLSSIARSLMIDQYRRRELERAYLDSLAHFPEYEAPSPETRLLILDSLERIDRLLDQLKPRVREGFLLAQLDGLTCPQIALRLGVSKATVERDLAKALHACYRLRYADC
- a CDS encoding alpha/beta fold hydrolase; this encodes MSPSTTLLYIRTPMLDIAYEAHGPAGGEVVILLHGFPYDPRGYDAVAPVLAGAGYRVLVPYLRGYGPTRFAHAQVMRSGQQAALAKDLLDFMDALSIGRAALVGYDWGGRAACIVAALWPERVRCLVTGDGYNIQDIAKSIQPRAPVTEHRLWYQFYFHTQRGVDGLTANRRQLCELLWSLWSPSWAEGPSLYPQTAPSFDNPDFVDVVIHSYRHRFMYAEGDPALEVLEQALVQPPPISVPSISLCGADDGVGPPPQVDDDIGNFSGFYRRRVLAGVGHNIPQEAPQATLQALFELLEQTQAGAENRSR